TATCTCAATATTATTACATTGTATTTAGACTATGCTCACATAACCTAAACAAACAGAAaccttttgaaaaataaaaagatcaaTAATATGAAGGAAACAATCAAAAGAGTTCTCATCAACAGTTCCGTTAAAAATTATCCCTTGCTTGTACTGCAAATATGTAGCTTCCATGCCAAACAATCTTGCCTAAGTCGTTTGATATCCATGTACAAAAAGCTGAACAGCAAGTTAGAATGTTAGATATCATACAGTTGGCTAATCTTTAGAAAGTATTCTCTGTCGCAAGGTTCTTGCTATCTTGTTATGTTATATTACTAGAATCCACACACATACTGGAATGATTAATAAGGTATTTAAACTGTTTTCCCTTTTTTTGTATTTCCTTTTAGGACGAGCCAATCTTTTTTTCAGTCAAAACATTTGCTGCCATTGCAATTTCCCTTAATCACTTATTTGCCAGTGTCCGTGACACAGGTGGGCCCCGATGTGTCACTGAGACATCGATGGCAATTGAATTGCAAAATAGTGACAAATAAGAGACTGCCCAAAACTTAAATGAACACAAACCAAGACTTAGTATCACGGAACCTACAGGATTGAAAGTTCAAGTAGAACAAGGAAAATAGTTGCAATCAATAACACTCAATAGGAGTATAGGACAGGTATCTATAATATTTGTTAAAGATGACATGTGGGCAAGCAAACCAGAAGAAATGAGTCCCTTCCAAGGCCAGGACCAATGACAATGCAATCAAAACGCTCCATCCACTTAGCAACTTCAGTGAGAATTTTAGAAGATACAGATGCTCTTTCATCATCTCTGGGAAAGTTATTTACAGAATGAGATCCTATAGAATATTAAAATAATTGTACCATAAGCTTGGAAACAAAAAACAAATCAACTTACTTTACACTGTATGATTCCTCCAGTATCGGATGTACAATCAGTTCAGGGCTATAACTCTTAATTACTGTTGCAGCATCTTTTGTGCAGAAAACATGTGAAAGATCTGCACCCTGAACAACATCATGTGAAATATTTGTATTTGTGTGGTTCATGAGATGAAACATTAAGAAGATACTAACAACTTTCAAGGCAGAGGTAGCTGCAAAATATGGAGCGCCGGTGTACTCACGACATCCACCAATTACTGCTATATTCCCAGAAAATTGAAAAAAAGAACATATTTATATATTACCAAAGCAGCTCTTGTgaattgaatttttcatttgaaacacACCAGAGTTAACTGGAACCCATAAGCAACATGTCCATACAAGAAGTAAACATATGAAGCACTTTTTGTAAAATTCGTGATTCCAGATAGGAATAggaaaatttgataaaaaatgAGGGGGATAAGAAGCAAAATCATACTGTAAAAAAAATCTCGGCATTCTTGAATTGTGTGCCATATTACCAGTTGCTGAATTCATCCTACCAAAACACCAATTTtcactgtttcaaaaaaaacacaTCAATTTTCACCAAAGATACCAGGTGCTGACCCTACTCCCAATAACCCAAAGCTTCCTCCATCAAACTGGAACCAACACCATCCTACCTACAAATTCCCCCACAATCGACCCACCGAGTTCGCAGCACGACAAACGATCTGCCACCATTCGTCAACCACAAACTAACCACGGCGGGGCATTCCTACAAACACCGAGCGCGCACGCACCAACGGCACCACCGCCCAAAACCCATCCGCCGAACACGCGCGCTCAGAATCAGACAAGCACAGCCCGCGGAGCCGGAGACGGAGACGGACGGACGGCCGCGGCTCACCTGCCTGGCCATTGTGCCTGGCGCGGTCGAGCGGCGGCGTGATCCGGCGGACGACGGCCTCCGCGTCCGCCTCGtacaccgtcgccgccgccatcgcgtgGGCGGCCCGGAGGGAACCGGAGGTGCCCGAGGGGGAGGACAGGGGGGCGAAGCGGCGGCCGACgacggaggagggcggcgaggagggaggaggagactgggggaggagggagcggagCAGGACGAGCTGCCTGCGGAAGGCCGGGGAGGCGGCCCACATGCGCCCCCGGTGCTGCGCCTGGTGTTGCCACGAGCCCGTGGGCCGGCTCATGGGGTGATGCTGCGGCCGCCGTGTGGGGAGAAGCTACTGGAAACTGTTGGCGTGGTGGAAGGTTGGACGCCGGGGGAGCGAcctgaaatttggagtttttttgttgggaacAAAAATTAGAGGAACGAAAATTTGAGCATGGATTTGTCGGGTGAGTTGTTTTTTATGCATTTGTGGGACTATTTTGGAATTTATTTGGAAAGTTGGGCTGGACCATATTTTGTTTCCTTTTCTATCCGTAGGTCGGGCCCATTATGGCTGGCTATAGGCTTGCTGCGCCCGGACCAAACCTGTCTTAAAATCCATTTTTTCTTATGATGTTTCAAATTTCTGTATTGAATcgttataaacatatatattattatttttcaatGGATTTTGAATGTTTTAAAACGCACTAGTGCAACTACTTGGTTGAAATTGCTCAGTTTTCTTCGAGATATTAAAATAACATATTTAGAATGTACAACAAGGTTTACAAGATGATTGAATTTAGTCCAAAAAGGTGAATTGAACATATCTCAGTTGGTTATGTTCGTTATGATGAAACTTGTCAACTTGGTTCAATTTCTTACTCAGCATATGTGCAccgatttttttgcaacaataAGGATGTGGCTGACTTCAATCACaatatcttttttttaattaagGGGACACTTTAGTCTTGAACATTCACAAGTGAACATCTACGACCACAAAAGAACATATCTGGCCACAAAGCCAGAAGCTTACACGAGTCCTTAGACCCCAAAACTCTAACCAAGAAACACAAAAGACAAGAAATAGGAAAGAAACCATGACAAACTAAGCTCCGAACTTCTTCTATGTCGTTCCTTCAGGCTTGCTTTGATcctcatgcagtaacaaaaatcTCACAATAATTGTCTTCTTAGAAAATTTTGATGTAAGGATCGTCGATGATCCCGTGCCGTCTGGTCACCGATATTGCTCCAAGCTGACCAAGGTGTCGCCATCAAGAACTTCAAATGACGCTCTAAGAGGAGAGCAACATCAGGATGCCCGAACCAGTGCATAGGTTCTTGTTTTTCACCTAGATCCAACCCTGAAGGTTGAGGTCCTCATGATAACACCTTCAAGAAGGAAGATGACACCTATGACGACAAAAGAGGGTAAAGTAAAAACAAActagttttctttttcaaattccAATTTATTTTTTACTCAATTTGCTAAATACTCCGCGCTACTTCGGTTGGCACAAAATAGGTAAAATCGGAGCCGGTATTGCCATCCCAAACAGACATGCATGTGGGGTCAAATAAGATTTAAATCTGAATGATCATGCGTAAAAGGCTATATAATTATTACAAACTGAGTGTGCAGTTTAGACGACATCAAATAATGTTCATATAATGACAAGACAAAGTAATCCATATTTTTTAGCTACTAGGTAAGTCAGATATTCAGTTAAGAACTCTGGATGGCATGTCTAATCAGTTGGTCTAACAATTTCGTAAAAAAAAAGTTGGCCTAACAAGTAAGCAACCTTCATCAAAATATACTTTTCctgaaaacaaaaaaatcaaGGTACACAAGTAGTGTGCCATAGCCAAGGACGCAAATGCATGGAATTATCTAGTCATGTTTGAGGAAGTGCGCTCCGCGCCTGCCGCGTGATCGGGCTATCACCATCACGGTTATTAGCTGCTGAGCTCAAGGTTGCCCAGCCAATATGGCACTAAACAAACTATAACCTGAAATCTGCAGTTGGGCCGGCGGAACCGTAGGGCAATTCCGTGCGTGGCGCAATCCATTCGGTTAGATGACTAcctggggttttttttttttgcaaagatgTCTGTATTATACGGTAAGGAAAACATCCATGAAGACATACCAATACAGACGCCTCCGTAGAGGATAGGGAGGATACAAAGGCTGCAACCAAACTACACAGAGGACCATAGAAAAACAACAAAACACAAAAAGGTCCCATGGATCCCCAGTGCTCACCGGAAGTGCCGCCGTCTTCACCAAACCGTCGACCAGACGATCGCCGAAGCACGAAGGTGCAAGCACAGAACCCAAGCCGAAGAAGCTTCCCTCGCACAAAGGCTTCAAATGGAACCGATACCTGATAGCCGTTGTAGTTCGCAGTCGGGGACGAACCCCGCGCTTCTTCGACGCCGGAGCCGGCCAGGCAGCTCCGGCCCGCCAATCTTCCTCGTCCCCTGCATCCAGTCCTCCCCATCCCCGATAGAGGAACCTCCACGCCGGAAAGCCGACGacactgccaccgccgccgcccccagaaCCGGCATGGAGGTAAGGAATGACCAGCAGGTGCCAGCCCCAAACTCTTGTACAAGAGCCGACTCCCTCCGAGGCTCTCGCCGGAGCAACAGAGCCGAGCATCTCGATTCTcacagatccgccgccgccaccagagtACATGGCGACGAGGTGGAGGAAGACCCGGAGAACTTTATTCCACTGGTGGCGCGCCGCCCCCACCAAACAAGCGCCGCCGGGAGCTAACCTCATATTGCTGCCGTCGACGAAACTGGAGAAGAagactcccccccccccacgatCGCTGAGCCCACAACAGCAGAGGAGAAGCACCCTCACCGATGGGTCAGGAAGGACCATCGAGAGCAAAAGAAGCCACCATGAAGTCCGCAAGGCCAGCAACGTGCAGCCCGCACACTGCCCGTCTCGACGCCGGCAACCTCACCGGCACACCTAAGCTACTAGCTAGACAACCCTAAACAAGCAGCTAAAAACTATACCGGACTTCGATCCGCCCGATTCCCCGCTCAGCTCACCGCCAGAGGTAGGGAATCAGGCGGATCGAAGCCGGAAACCGGCGTCGCCCCTGAACCGCCCGCTTCAGTACTGTAGATGGGGAACGGGCGAGAAGATAAGGACGACCCAGATGACAACCTGGGTCGTGAGCGCCACTATGGCCTTCTAGGCCAGCTTCTCCAATAGTGCCACAGGGCAAAGGTTTCACAATAGTTGTAGAGAAAGTCAATCACTCGATCACGGGGTTCTTAATTAAAAGGGTGTTGGTCTGTTGGATGCTAATAATATTAATGGTTACGCGCACCGGTGCCATCATTCATCTTATTGCACAAGCGTTCCCCCCGCAAGCGGCCCCTGTCCATTTTCTTTATTACTAGGCaattatgcccgtgcgttgctacggacaaAATTGGTATAAATATTGGATACATATTTGTGCCAgtgtgttaatttgtagggatctaCGTGATCGAATCGTGGGCCGAGGTGGTTGGTCCGACTCGTATACGAGATGGACTAAGGCCCACCTGACAATGACATAGGCGGACCAAACCAACGTACCAAACCAAAAAATTGGATGAAAACCTTACTTGCTTTAGTAATTCTTTATTATTTTGGCCCAAAGTTTCGGTCCAACTTCCTTCCTTCTCTTTCCCCTTTCATTTTGCCGGTTAAGGTTCTCATGCCATCGGCGGATTCATCTTAATCGTTGCGCCTCCACTAGTAGAAATAGTAGCATCCATGACTTTTTTGGTATCACGTTTTGAACTTCGTCATTGAACAGATCACATCTATGACGAAAAATTCCAGGTTCGTTACAGACCCTCGGTGGTATCGCTCGAGCAGTACTCAACCATGACGAAAGTAAAAACACGTCGCATGAAAACATGGATTTCGTCATAGTTCATCGTAGAAACATTCAGCCCCTACGAAACTATAACAAAAGTAAAACACATGTCACAACAACATTTCATATCATCATAAAAATGATGCGACAATTAACTCCTCATTCTTATGATCGGCGCGATTCGTCATAGAACCAGATTGACTGCCACGTGTAACGAACTAGACCACGTCGCTGGCTTTGTTGATCAACTACCGCAATGCGACTCCATTGCGAGAGGTTTGACTCGGGAGTCCATTTGTGCATGTGAGGGCCCAGCAGGCTGACAGGGTTAAAATGGGCAACTGTAGGCCCCAGTTGACTGGTCCAGTTTGACTAGTTGGCTGCCACGTGTAGTAGTGCAGGGCAGGTTAAACCAGGCCGACGTGGTTTACATGTGTAACCAAAGGCCCAAAGGTGTACATGTACGGGGCAGGTTTCACTAGGATCCAGCATTCCAGCTCGATCCAGCCCAAAAGAGAACATGTGTGGCAAATGTTCAATAAAAATTAGGAAAAAAATCTGCTGTGGCGCGGGTTCGAACAGGGGCCACAAGGAATTTGGAGGTCACTAAAAACCACTACCTTAGACATTTGCTTTGGTGAAACTCCATATTTATATTTTATTAGACAGAACAATATAACTATTGCTGACACAGTTCGCCACTTCCCAAGCGATGGTTCATTTTCCGGCGCACCTTTTTATGCGTCACCTGAACTTGCCGGCAACCAATTCGAATGGCGCCCCTTCTTCGCCAATTTCACTGCGGTTATAAATACAAATTCGGAGAATGCTGCGAACGCAGTGGGGAACCCGCAGCCCCTCCGCGGCCTGCATCAGTGGACAATGGCGGGTACTcgaggtcgccggcgtcgtcggACCAAGGCGAGCGCCTAGAGCAGGACAACAAACCTCCATGCATCATGCCGTCGAAAGAGAAGTGGTAGTGGAAATGGCGAGGACGTCGATGGTCGTGGAAATGTCGATTAAATAAAAGAGCACGTGACTCCACAAGAAGTCAACCCGCGCCGGAGAATAGCAATCGAGCCGGCAACCATCTGCGGCCGTACGTAGGATCTGAATCATCGATGGGCAGATGGATGGGCAGATGAATGGCCAGGAGGAATCAGGCTGGATTAGAAAAAAGGCCCACGGGAGGTTTCCGCCCATTTAACCCAACAGTCTAAATATTGACCATTTCAACTTTCAAGTAATTTGAAATGTATGTTCAAATTGAACTATGTGTCCCTCCAACAGGACCCATAAGATAGCAGGAAAAAAATATTATCAAGATCATATATGGCAACATAAGTCAAGTGCTACATATGGAATGAATATTAAATTGGTTGGTATGGGTAATTCAAACATCTATGTCTGAGGAACTAAAAAAATTGATAAATTCAAAAGTTTGTCAGAAAATCGTACAAACTAATACAGCAACATAATTTAGGTCCATAATCTTGTAATACAAAATTCAAGTGGTTTTGACAAAGTCGGGTcatacattgttcacaaataAATATATCACCCATATGGTTACGAATAACTCAACACAAAGTTTCAAGTTTGCATAGCACAACAATACATATGAACTTATATACACTTCAAATTTTAACATAATGTCTTATTTACCTTATAACTGCAAAATATGAGCTTATATTtgctttttttaaataaaaattgtGTTGTTTCTTTTAAATACTTATGCATAACAAACCGCGCGATATGTCCAAGATCTAAATAACATTACATAACTTTGGCATAACACGAATAAATGAAAAGAGGATGATTTATTATAAAATTACAAAAAAGAATCATCAAATTTTGAGTTCGTATGAGGAAAAAAATACAAGTTACTAGTTTTTATTAAGGATTGAAAAAAATGGACTATATACGACCACTTTTGAATTTGAGCCAATCGCGCGCACCATTCATCCGGGATTCAATTCGAACCGACACGTGGGGTCCTCTGGTCAGTGGGGCATCCGGCCCGAAATTTTCGATGGGCGGCAAATACGCAGCCGAAGCCGAAAACATTTCCTTGAAATGTCCCTTCTACTCTCAGCCAAAAGGCACACCGCTACCCCATCTCTCAAGGATATTTGTGACAATCTTTCCGCGCACACTATATAAATTGCCCTTCAATCAGTCCCCGCCTCTGCCTCCCACCTTTCCTCACTCCACTCCATCGAAGGCTACCACGACGGAGCTTCCACTGCCTTGGCACCGGATCTGCTCTCCCATCGGCCACTACCGCCGCACCGGAGCAGCTTCCCCCATC
This genomic interval from Panicum virgatum strain AP13 chromosome 8K, P.virgatum_v5, whole genome shotgun sequence contains the following:
- the LOC120644253 gene encoding ATP-dependent (S)-NAD(P)H-hydrate dehydratase-like isoform X1, producing the protein MSRPTGSWQHQAQHRGRMWAASPAFRRQLVLLRSLLPQSPPPSSPPSSVVGRRFAPLSSPSGTSGSLRAAHAMAAATVYEADAEAVVRRITPPLDRARHNGQAGNIAVIGGCREYTGAPYFAATSALKVGADLSHVFCTKDAATVIKSYSPELIVHPILEESYSVKDDERASVSSKILTEVAKWMERFDCIVIGPGLGRDSFLLDCVSNIMKHARQANIPTVVDGDGLFLITNNLGLVEGNPLAILTPNVYEYKRLVQKVLNCDVSEETASEQLTALCQKIGGVTIMRKGKADVICDGKTEVTQASTFGSPRRCGGQGDILSGSVAVFTSWAQHFIVSNEQPTEKRVNPMTLGCIAGSLLLRKAASLAFEKNKRSTVTTDIIEFLGKS
- the LOC120644253 gene encoding ATP-dependent (S)-NAD(P)H-hydrate dehydratase-like isoform X2 translates to MSRPTGSWQHQAQHRGRMWAASPAFRRQLVLLRSLLPQSPPPSSPPSSVVGRRFAPLSSPSGTSGSLRAAHAMAAATVYEADAEAVVRRITPPLDRARHNGQAGNIAVIGGCREYTGAPYFAATSALKVGADLSHVFCTKDAATVIKSYSPELIVHPILEESYSVKDDERASVSSKILTEVAKWMERFDCIVIGPGLGRDSFLLDCVSNIMKHARQANIPTVVDGDGLFLITNNLGLVEGNPLAILTPNVYEYKRLVQKVLNCDVSEETASEQLTALCQKIGGVTIMRKGKADVICDGKTVTQASTFGSPRRCGGQGDILSGSVAVFTSWAQHFIVSNEQPTEKRVNPMTLGCIAGSLLLRKAASLAFEKNKRSTVTTDIIEFLGKS
- the LOC120644253 gene encoding ATP-dependent (S)-NAD(P)H-hydrate dehydratase-like isoform X3; the protein is MSRPTGSWQHQAQHRGRMWAASPAFRRQLVLLRSLLPQSPPPSSPPSSVVGRRFAPLSSPSGTSGSLRAAHAMAAATVYEADAEAVVRRITPPLDRARHNGQAGNIAVIGGCREYTGAPYFAATSALKVGADLSHVFCTKDAATVIKSYSPELIVHPILEESYSVKDDERASVSSKILTEVAKWMERFDCIVIGPGLGRDSFLLDCVSNIMKHARQANIPTVVDGDGLFLITNNLGLVEGNPLAILTPNVYEYKRLVQKVLNCDVSEETASEQLTALCQKIGGVTIMRKGKADVICDGKTEVTQASTFGSPRRCGGQGDILSGSIYILGTALHRVK